The Amaranthus tricolor cultivar Red isolate AtriRed21 chromosome 6, ASM2621246v1, whole genome shotgun sequence genome has a segment encoding these proteins:
- the LOC130814549 gene encoding uncharacterized protein LOC130814549 isoform X2, which translates to MGMHSDCTILRRLKVQIFIQSVSHLMKVGVARIILRLVAPFGYRTEKCMQLCQYEVNKQVVTCVASERTDHILVFEDRMNSWSFLRVQLVIFNFWNPV; encoded by the exons ATGGGCATGCACAGTGACTGCACCATATTGAGAAGGCTGAAAGTACAAATCTTTATTCAATCTGTATCTCATCTTATGAAG GTTGGGGTTGCAAGAATCATTCTCCGTCTTGTTGCTCCATTTGGATACAGGACTGAAAAGTGTATGCAGCTGTGCCAATATGAAGTAAATAAGCAAGTAGTGACTT GTGTAGCCTCAGAAAGGACAG ATCATATTCTGGTATTTGAAGATCGGATGAACAGTTGGTCTTTTCTGAGGGTTCAGTTAGTAATTTTCAACTTTTGGAATCCTGTTTAA
- the LOC130814548 gene encoding uncharacterized protein LOC130814548 produces the protein MSSPGDWLCGACQHVNFKKRESCQKCSFPKYGSQADIPYYVSNTKVSRTEVLAGDWYCQSMNCGAHNYASRTSCFRCGNLKCDYGTVGVGYGTCDMMGTGGYSSEQQQQLLPGWKAGDWICVRPGCGLHNYACRMECYKCRLPRDFGGAM, from the exons ATGAGCTCTCCAGGGGACTGGTTATGTGGTGCATGCCAACATGTGAACTTTAAGAAGCGAGAATCATGCCAGAAGTGTAGCTTTCCAAAGTACGGAAGCCAGGCTGATATCCCATATTATGTTTCCAACACAAAAGTAAGCAGGACAGAAGTGTTAGCAGGAGATTGGTATTGCCAAAGCATGAATTGCGGGGCTCATAATTATGCTAGCCGTACAAGCTGCTTCCGGTGTGGAAATCTTAAATGTGATTATGGGACAGTTGGTGTTGGCTATGGAACTTGTGACATGATGGGAACTGGGGGATATAGCTCAGAACAGCAGCAACAACTCCTTCCTGGGTGGAAAGCTGGTGATTGGATTTGCGTCAg ACCTGGTTGTGGTTTACACAACTACGCGTGCAGGATGGAATGTTACAAGTGCAGATTACCAAGAGATTTTG GTGGAGCGATGTAA